In Sodalis ligni, a single genomic region encodes these proteins:
- the srlB gene encoding PTS glucitol/sorbitol transporter subunit IIA, whose amino-acid sequence MNIIYQTTFTRIGDYARDSLAENMVITFREGAPEDIESFCFIHRPGESKGDLQSGATLQLAGTRFPITAVGSVAAQNLRELGHITIRFDGAGQAEYPGTVHVSGAAPADIPVGSTLMILA is encoded by the coding sequence ATGAATATCATTTACCAAACCACCTTTACACGCATCGGCGATTACGCACGTGACTCTCTGGCGGAGAATATGGTGATTACCTTCCGCGAGGGAGCGCCGGAGGATATAGAGTCTTTTTGTTTTATCCACCGCCCCGGCGAGAGCAAGGGCGATTTACAGTCCGGCGCAACGCTGCAGCTTGCCGGAACCCGATTTCCCATTACCGCGGTAGGGTCGGTGGCGGCCCAAAATCTGCGGGAGCTGGGGCATATCACTATTCGTTTTGACGGCGCGGGGCAGGCGGAATACCCGGGAACGGTGCATGTATCCGGCGCTGCGCCGGCGGATATTCCCGTCGGCAGTACGTTGATGATTCTGGCTTAA
- the srlD gene encoding sorbitol-6-phosphate dehydrogenase: MKQVAVVIGGGQTLGAFLSAGLAEAGYRVAVADLNVQHARQVAADINTHFGSGTAEGFETDATSENSVRQLAREVDDAFGQVNLLVYSAGVAKAAPITAFNLDDFDLSLQVNLVGYFLCAREFTKLMIRDGIAGRIIQINSKSGKVGSKHNAGYSAAKFGGVGLTQSLALDLAEYGITVHSLMLGNLLKSPMFQSLLPQYAEKLGIRPDQVEKYYIDKVPLKRGCEYQDVLNMLLFYASDKASYCTGQSINITGGQVMF, translated from the coding sequence ATGAAGCAGGTTGCGGTAGTCATTGGTGGTGGTCAGACCCTGGGGGCGTTTTTATCCGCGGGTTTGGCGGAGGCCGGTTATCGGGTGGCGGTGGCCGATTTAAATGTGCAGCATGCCCGGCAGGTGGCGGCGGATATCAATACCCATTTCGGGTCAGGGACGGCGGAGGGTTTTGAAACCGACGCCACTAGCGAAAACAGCGTGCGCCAGCTGGCGCGGGAAGTGGATGACGCGTTCGGGCAGGTGAACCTGCTGGTCTATAGCGCCGGAGTGGCCAAAGCGGCGCCCATCACGGCGTTTAATCTGGATGATTTTGATTTGTCCCTGCAGGTGAATCTGGTGGGATACTTTCTCTGCGCACGGGAATTTACCAAATTAATGATCCGTGACGGCATCGCCGGCCGCATCATCCAGATAAACTCCAAATCCGGCAAGGTGGGCAGCAAGCATAATGCGGGCTACAGCGCCGCCAAGTTCGGCGGTGTGGGATTGACCCAGTCCCTGGCGCTGGATTTGGCGGAATACGGCATTACCGTGCATTCGCTGATGCTGGGTAATTTGCTGAAGTCGCCGATGTTCCAGTCCTTATTGCCGCAGTATGCCGAAAAACTCGGCATCCGCCCTGACCAGGTGGAGAAGTATTATATTGATAAGGTGCCGCTGAAGAGGGGCTGCGAATATCAGGATGTGCTGAATATGCTGCTGTTTTACGCCAGCGACAAAGCATCTTACTGCACCGGTCAATCCATTAATATCACCGGCGGGCAGGTGATGTTCTGA
- the gutM gene encoding transcriptional regulator GutM — MNMTTTLITLAALAWLCQIVLGGWQIHRFNRAYDVLCRQGEAVGVGRCAGRFKARVVLALAFDGQERVCAAFVLRGLTVFARPRPVPALIGLHKSQLNPDVIFPKDRACQTALLLAIKPQT, encoded by the coding sequence ATGAATATGACCACCACGCTGATTACCCTGGCCGCGCTGGCCTGGCTCTGCCAGATTGTCCTGGGGGGGTGGCAGATTCACCGCTTCAACCGGGCTTATGATGTCTTGTGCCGCCAGGGGGAGGCGGTGGGGGTGGGCCGCTGCGCCGGGCGTTTCAAGGCGCGGGTGGTGCTGGCGCTGGCGTTCGATGGGCAGGAACGGGTTTGCGCTGCCTTTGTGCTGCGGGGTCTGACGGTCTTTGCCCGCCCCCGGCCGGTGCCGGCGTTAATCGGTCTGCACAAATCCCAATTAAACCCGGATGTGATCTTCCCGAAAGATCGGGCATGTCAAACTGCACTTTTATTAGCGATTAAACCACAAACATGA
- the gutQ gene encoding arabinose-5-phosphate isomerase GutQ, whose product MLSYALETLDIELAEARRMRDRLDGSIVRACRLLLDCRGKVVVSGMGKSGHIGKKIAASLASTGTPAFFVHPAEALHGDLGMIGAQDAVIFISYSGRARELDLILPLLAESAIPLIAITGSGDSPLARAAACVLDVGVEREACPMGLAPTSSAVNTLMMGDALAMSLMRFRGFNAEQFARSHPGGSLGARLLNRVYHLMRSGERLPLIACRGSVMDAMLELSRTGLGLVAVCDERQRVAGVFTDGDLRRWLLKGRTLEDPIIDAMSRPGYVLPAQWRAGAALEALHQRHISAAPVVDEEGRLVGAINLHDLHQAGIG is encoded by the coding sequence TTGCTGTCCTATGCGCTGGAGACCCTGGATATCGAGCTGGCGGAAGCGCGGCGCATGCGGGATCGCCTGGACGGCAGTATCGTGCGCGCCTGCCGGCTGCTGCTGGATTGCCGGGGCAAGGTGGTGGTTTCCGGCATGGGTAAATCGGGGCATATCGGCAAGAAGATTGCCGCATCCCTCGCCAGTACCGGGACGCCGGCATTTTTTGTCCATCCGGCCGAAGCGCTGCACGGCGACTTGGGTATGATCGGCGCGCAGGATGCGGTGATCTTTATTTCCTACTCCGGCCGGGCACGGGAACTGGATCTGATTTTGCCGCTGCTGGCGGAAAGCGCGATTCCCCTTATTGCCATCACCGGCTCCGGCGATTCACCCCTGGCCCGGGCCGCCGCCTGCGTGCTGGATGTGGGCGTGGAACGGGAAGCCTGTCCCATGGGTCTGGCGCCGACGTCAAGCGCGGTAAATACGTTGATGATGGGGGATGCTCTGGCCATGTCGCTGATGCGCTTTCGCGGATTCAATGCTGAACAGTTTGCCCGCTCACATCCCGGCGGCAGCCTTGGGGCGCGTTTGCTCAACCGGGTGTACCATCTTATGCGCAGCGGCGAGCGCCTGCCGCTGATTGCCTGCCGGGGCTCGGTGATGGACGCCATGCTGGAGCTTAGCCGCACCGGTCTGGGGCTGGTGGCGGTTTGCGATGAACGGCAGCGGGTGGCCGGCGTATTTACCGACGGCGATTTGCGGCGCTGGCTGTTGAAAGGCCGCACGCTGGAAGATCCCATCATCGATGCCATGAGCCGGCCGGGGTATGTATTACCGGCGCAATGGCGCGCCGGCGCCGCGCTGGAAGCGCTGCATCAGCGGCATATTTCCGCCGCGCCGGTGGTGGACGAGGAGGGGCGCCTGGTGGGGGCGATAAATCTGCATGACCTACACCAGGCTGGCATTGGCTGA
- a CDS encoding arsenic transporter, whose product MALAVAIFILTIVLVIWQPRGLGIGWSACLGALLALLAGVVHIADIPVVWQIVWNATITFIALIIISLFLDESGFFTWSALHVARWGRGRGRRLFSYIILLGAVVAALFANDGAALILTPIVMAILLELGFSRGATLAFVMAAGFIADTASLPLVVSNLVNIVSADFFKLGFNRYASVMVPVDIISVIATLITLHLFFRRDIPASYERSRLPAPRKAIRDLRTFKTGWWVLALLLCGFFGLEPLGVPVSLISSLGALLLYLAARKGSTINTGKVLRGAPWQIVFFSLGMYLVVYGLRNEGLTHLLSGWLNDLAGQGLWVATLGTGLLTAFLSSVMNNLPSVLVGALSIDGSSAAGVIKQGMIYANVVGCDLGPKITPIGSLATLLWLHVLAQKNLSVTWGYYFRVGVIMTVPVLLVTLASLALVLSL is encoded by the coding sequence TTGGCGTTGGCGGTGGCAATATTTATCCTGACCATTGTACTGGTTATCTGGCAGCCCCGCGGCCTGGGCATCGGCTGGAGCGCCTGCCTGGGGGCGCTGCTGGCCCTGCTGGCCGGCGTGGTGCATATTGCAGATATTCCGGTGGTCTGGCAGATTGTCTGGAACGCGACGATAACCTTTATCGCGCTGATCATCATCAGCCTGTTCCTGGATGAATCCGGCTTTTTTACCTGGTCGGCGCTGCATGTGGCCCGCTGGGGCCGGGGCCGCGGCCGGCGCCTGTTCAGTTATATCATTTTGCTGGGGGCCGTTGTCGCCGCGCTGTTCGCCAATGACGGCGCGGCGCTGATACTGACGCCGATTGTCATGGCCATTTTGCTGGAGCTGGGTTTTAGCCGCGGGGCCACGCTGGCCTTTGTCATGGCGGCGGGCTTTATCGCCGATACCGCCAGCCTGCCGCTGGTGGTATCCAATCTGGTGAACATCGTCTCGGCGGATTTTTTCAAACTGGGCTTCAATCGCTACGCATCGGTGATGGTGCCGGTGGATATTATCTCGGTGATAGCCACCCTCATCACCCTGCACCTGTTCTTCCGCCGGGATATCCCGGCGTCCTATGAGAGATCGCGCCTGCCGGCGCCGAGAAAAGCCATTCGCGATCTGCGTACCTTTAAAACCGGCTGGTGGGTATTGGCACTGCTGTTATGCGGTTTTTTTGGCCTGGAACCGCTGGGCGTGCCGGTCAGCCTGATATCCTCCCTCGGCGCCTTGCTGCTCTACCTGGCGGCGCGCAAGGGGTCGACCATCAATACCGGCAAGGTATTGCGCGGGGCTCCCTGGCAGATCGTCTTTTTCTCACTGGGCATGTATCTGGTGGTTTACGGCCTGCGCAACGAGGGGCTAACGCATTTATTATCCGGCTGGTTGAATGATCTCGCCGGACAGGGATTATGGGTCGCCACTCTCGGCACCGGTTTGCTGACGGCGTTTTTATCGTCGGTGATGAATAATCTGCCCTCGGTGCTGGTGGGGGCATTATCCATTGACGGCAGCAGCGCCGCCGGCGTTATAAAGCAGGGGATGATTTACGCCAATGTGGTGGGCTGCGATCTTGGGCCGAAAATCACCCCCATCGGCAGCCTGGCCACCCTGCTATGGCTGCATGTCCTGGCGCAGAAAAATCTGTCCGTCACCTGGGGCTATTATTTCCGGGTCGGCGTCATCATGACGGTACCGGTGCTGTTGGTCACCCTGGCTTCGCTGGCGCTGGTGCTCTCACTCTGA
- a CDS encoding ABC transporter ATP-binding protein gives MSQNPPGNNPGLLPESPGALDNGARSLPESPGASDNGAHPLLVVEHLTKQFPVRQGFRSRWLTAVDDVSFHVNTRETYALVGESGSGKSTTGRAVLRLVDADAGHVRFDGKEIFSLRNRALREWRKEIQMIFQDPLSSLDPKRSIGYSIEEPLIIHGMGSRPQRRERVRQSLVRVGLTAADERRYPHEFSGGQRQRIGIAKALILNPRLIVCDEPVSALDVSIRSQILNLLLALQREQALSYLFIAHDLSVVHHIADRIGVMYRGRIVEEAPTQTLFSDPRHPYTRFLMASIPPAHPRLKKTGPLPVAGDTGGEPRQGGCVFSGRCAYATPRCHEQTPPERYISRQHRVACHLYP, from the coding sequence ATGAGCCAAAACCCGCCGGGTAATAACCCCGGCCTTTTGCCGGAAAGCCCGGGCGCTTTGGACAACGGCGCCCGCTCTTTGCCGGAAAGCCCCGGCGCTTCGGACAACGGCGCCCATCCGCTGTTGGTGGTGGAGCATCTGACCAAACAATTCCCCGTCCGGCAGGGGTTTCGCTCCCGTTGGCTCACCGCGGTGGATGACGTGAGTTTTCATGTCAACACGCGGGAAACCTATGCTCTGGTGGGGGAATCCGGCAGCGGTAAAAGCACTACCGGCAGGGCGGTATTAAGGCTGGTGGACGCCGACGCCGGGCACGTCCGTTTCGACGGGAAAGAGATTTTCAGCCTGCGGAACAGGGCGCTGCGTGAATGGCGCAAAGAGATCCAGATGATTTTCCAGGATCCGCTGTCCTCCCTCGATCCCAAACGCAGCATCGGCTACAGCATCGAAGAGCCGCTGATTATCCACGGTATGGGCAGCAGGCCCCAGCGGCGGGAGCGGGTGCGGCAATCATTGGTCCGGGTCGGGTTGACCGCGGCGGACGAGAGGCGCTACCCGCACGAATTTTCCGGCGGCCAGCGCCAGCGCATCGGTATTGCCAAAGCCCTGATCCTCAATCCCCGTCTGATCGTGTGCGACGAGCCGGTATCGGCGCTGGATGTGTCGATCCGGTCGCAAATCCTCAACCTGCTGCTGGCGTTGCAGCGGGAGCAGGCGCTCTCCTATCTGTTTATCGCCCACGATCTGAGCGTGGTGCATCATATCGCCGACCGTATCGGCGTTATGTACCGGGGACGCATTGTCGAGGAGGCGCCGACACAAACGCTGTTTTCCGATCCCCGGCATCCCTATACCCGCTTCCTGATGGCGTCGATTCCCCCCGCTCATCCCCGGCTGAAAAAAACCGGGCCCCTGCCGGTTGCCGGCGATACCGGCGGCGAACCGCGACAGGGAGGCTGCGTTTTCAGCGGCCGCTGTGCTTATGCCACGCCCCGATGCCATGAGCAAACCCCGCCGGAACGCTATATCAGCCGGCAACACCGGGTCGCCTGTCATTTATATCCATGA
- a CDS encoding ABC transporter ATP-binding protein, with amino-acid sequence MTQRPLLAVNNLTVNFATGEGIVAPVRGVTFRVEEHETLGIIGESGCGKSVTAESIMGLLTPALSNVQGEVLFRGQDLLSLTPRGRQAVRGADLAMIFQDPLSSLNPLMTVSGQIRESLRVHRPLRGKALRERVITLLRQVGIVDPAACAAAYPHEISGGMRQRVMIAMAIACHPALLIADEPTTALDVTIQAQILALLDKLKADHGMGIILITHDLSVVALMCQRVLVMYLGEIVEEADVMTLFDSPLHPYTRGLMASMPSLDGPRKIPLTEIKGSVPPLAETVAGCGFAPRCPYVDTLCRQRRPPLLSVDDAAGGASAISAHRVRCWRTADMPSGAPV; translated from the coding sequence ATGACCCAACGGCCCCTGCTGGCGGTGAACAATCTGACGGTGAATTTCGCCACCGGCGAGGGAATCGTCGCGCCGGTGCGCGGCGTGACGTTTCGGGTGGAGGAACACGAAACCCTGGGCATCATCGGCGAATCGGGCTGCGGCAAAAGTGTGACCGCTGAGTCGATCATGGGGCTATTGACGCCGGCGTTATCCAATGTTCAGGGCGAGGTTCTATTCCGGGGACAGGATTTGCTGTCGTTAACGCCCAGGGGACGACAGGCCGTACGGGGCGCCGATCTGGCCATGATTTTTCAGGATCCGCTATCGAGTCTCAACCCGTTGATGACCGTGAGCGGCCAAATCCGGGAAAGCCTGCGGGTACACAGGCCGCTGCGGGGCAAAGCGCTGCGGGAACGGGTTATCACCCTATTGCGCCAGGTGGGCATTGTCGATCCGGCGGCGTGCGCCGCGGCCTATCCCCATGAAATTTCCGGCGGCATGCGCCAGCGGGTGATGATTGCCATGGCCATTGCCTGCCATCCCGCCCTGCTTATCGCCGACGAACCGACCACCGCGCTGGACGTGACGATCCAGGCGCAAATCCTGGCGTTGCTGGATAAGCTTAAAGCGGACCATGGCATGGGTATCATCCTGATTACCCACGATCTCTCGGTGGTGGCGCTCATGTGCCAGAGGGTGCTGGTGATGTATCTTGGTGAAATTGTCGAGGAGGCGGACGTCATGACGCTGTTTGACAGCCCTCTGCATCCCTATACCCGCGGCTTGATGGCCTCGATGCCGTCACTGGACGGGCCGCGTAAAATCCCGCTGACGGAAATCAAAGGCAGCGTTCCGCCCCTCGCCGAGACGGTCGCCGGCTGCGGTTTTGCCCCGCGCTGTCCCTATGTCGACACGCTTTGCCGGCAGCGGCGGCCGCCGCTGTTATCGGTTGATGACGCCGCCGGCGGCGCATCCGCCATCAGCGCGCACAGGGTCCGCTGCTGGCGAACCGCCGACATGCCAAGCGGAGCGCCGGTATGA
- a CDS encoding ABC transporter permease has protein sequence MARLRGNTLLFTGGLVVVAMLTVSLATLAVSPYDLYALDPLSRLKAPDSHHWFGTDNFGRDLFIRVAFAIRISLAVGLSVTVSAGVLGMVIGLLSAGYRVVDLIAMRICDGLFAFPSLLLAIAIVGILGPDIANVVLALSLVYIPSVARVVRSAALSVKEKNYIEGLRAQGASDRRIIWLHIMPNVLPPFIVQMTFIFSVAILTEAALSFLGSGVPAPMPSLGNLLLEGKKVIFTAWWMTFFPGISIILLILALNLAGDGLRDLLDPNIKPLSRSMLRRLRAKR, from the coding sequence ATGGCGAGATTACGCGGCAATACCCTGCTTTTCACCGGCGGCCTGGTAGTGGTGGCAATGCTGACGGTATCCCTGGCGACCCTGGCGGTGAGCCCGTACGATCTTTACGCTCTCGACCCGTTAAGCCGCCTGAAAGCGCCTGACAGCCACCACTGGTTCGGTACGGATAACTTCGGCCGGGATCTGTTTATCCGGGTGGCTTTCGCCATCCGGATTTCCCTGGCGGTGGGGCTTTCGGTGACGGTCTCAGCCGGTGTGCTGGGCATGGTCATCGGCCTGTTATCCGCCGGCTACCGCGTTGTTGACCTCATCGCCATGCGGATTTGCGACGGCCTGTTCGCTTTCCCGTCGCTGTTGCTGGCCATTGCCATCGTGGGCATTCTTGGGCCGGATATCGCCAACGTCGTGCTGGCGCTATCGCTGGTGTATATCCCCTCCGTCGCCAGGGTGGTGCGCTCGGCGGCCCTGTCGGTAAAAGAGAAAAACTACATTGAAGGACTGCGGGCGCAGGGAGCAAGCGACCGGCGAATCATCTGGCTCCATATCATGCCTAATGTCCTGCCGCCTTTTATCGTACAGATGACCTTCATTTTTTCCGTGGCGATACTCACCGAAGCGGCATTAAGCTTTCTGGGTTCCGGCGTTCCCGCGCCGATGCCCAGCCTGGGCAACCTATTGCTGGAAGGCAAAAAAGTGATCTTCACCGCCTGGTGGATGACCTTTTTTCCGGGTATCTCCATTATTTTACTCATCCTGGCGCTGAATCTGGCGGGGGACGGCTTGCGGGATTTGCTGGATCCGAATATCAAACCCCTGTCCCGGAGTATGCTCCGGCGGCTCAGGGCAAAACGCTAA
- a CDS encoding ABC transporter permease has translation MIWYTLHRILALIPVLLVVAVVVFCLVHLTPGDPALVILGDNASPGDVLALHQQLGLDKPLPEQFWRWFAQVLRGNLGHSLFLGDSVASLFAQHLKPTLALAVLAQSIAMALGIGGGILAAYRRGRWADRIIMALATFGLSIPGFLLGLFLIFFFAVHLRWFPVVGYKSDGIGLWQNLYYLFLPALALAIRIAALLARMTRTVMLEVLSEHYIKTARAKGLSEWSVLWRHGFKNALIPVLNICGESFGSLVTGAIVIESVFGIPGIGLLIVDSIERRDLTVIQGSVLLITVSYVLINLIVDLTFGFIDPRINVSRS, from the coding sequence ATGATTTGGTACACGCTGCACCGCATTCTGGCGCTGATCCCGGTATTACTGGTGGTGGCGGTGGTGGTGTTCTGCCTGGTGCATTTGACGCCGGGAGATCCGGCGCTGGTGATTCTGGGCGATAACGCCTCCCCAGGGGACGTGCTGGCCCTGCATCAACAATTGGGACTGGATAAACCTTTACCGGAACAGTTCTGGCGCTGGTTTGCCCAGGTGCTGCGGGGCAACCTGGGGCATTCGCTGTTTTTGGGCGACAGCGTCGCGTCTTTGTTCGCGCAGCATCTCAAACCTACCCTCGCTCTGGCCGTGCTGGCGCAAAGCATTGCCATGGCGCTGGGCATCGGCGGCGGCATCCTCGCCGCCTACCGCCGCGGCCGCTGGGCCGACCGAATCATCATGGCCCTGGCGACCTTCGGCCTGTCGATCCCGGGTTTTCTGCTGGGGCTGTTTCTGATTTTCTTTTTTGCCGTGCATCTGCGCTGGTTCCCGGTGGTGGGCTACAAATCCGACGGCATCGGCCTGTGGCAGAATCTTTATTATCTTTTTTTACCGGCCCTGGCCTTGGCCATCAGGATCGCAGCCCTGCTGGCGCGCATGACGCGCACGGTAATGCTGGAGGTCCTCAGCGAGCACTACATCAAAACCGCCCGGGCCAAAGGGCTGTCCGAGTGGTCGGTATTATGGCGCCACGGCTTCAAAAACGCGCTGATCCCGGTGCTGAATATCTGCGGCGAGTCCTTTGGCTCGCTGGTGACCGGAGCAATCGTCATTGAAAGCGTCTTCGGCATCCCGGGAATAGGATTATTGATCGTGGATTCCATTGAGCGCCGGGACTTAACCGTGATTCAGGGATCGGTATTACTGATTACCGTCAGCTATGTTCTGATTAATCTGATTGTCGATTTGACCTTTGGTTTTATCGACCCGCGCATCAACGTCAGCCGGTCATAA
- a CDS encoding ABC transporter substrate-binding protein gives MNKAPFAAALLLGLLLPLAGGAAGAAAQTDRDAVLNIAYGNRPGTLDPYLTTNNATSDVDRNIFEELFVINDKFQPVPELVESYRVSPDNLTYTFNLRKGLVFHNGQSLTADDVVASMNRWLAVSTQGKANLPGARFDKLDAYTVSLTLKTPSLITLNILADVKNIAAIMPKSIIDRAQGDKQPVTELIGTGPYRLAEFKQGEYLHLTRFDGYIPRQEPASGLSGKKNAYVKDIYFRYITDESTRLAGALTGEYDLVFNLPKDNIDQLIHAPGIHLYAPASGGSLITYLFNKQTGPFADIKLRRAFNLALDVNSVLVAGYSDPQFFSADSSLGFPQQVDWYSEAGKPFYNQHKLDEARALVKESGYHGQEVVIIATKEYAELYNLAIVAQQVLKQIGINSRLDVYDWPTVLQRRQDPKNFDLCALEFSMRQVLHQYPFLDSRAHFPGWSNSPDIDGVLDQIKQAPSLKAARPLVDKLHVLTWQYLPVIVLGHTQPDIIAVKNTVQGYDDLIGPILWNVRVNKQ, from the coding sequence ATGAATAAAGCGCCGTTCGCCGCCGCCCTGCTGCTCGGTCTGTTGCTACCGCTGGCCGGCGGCGCGGCCGGGGCGGCGGCGCAGACCGACCGTGACGCCGTTCTGAACATCGCCTACGGCAACCGGCCGGGAACCCTTGATCCCTATCTCACCACCAATAATGCCACTTCGGATGTGGATCGGAATATTTTCGAAGAGCTGTTCGTGATCAACGACAAGTTCCAGCCGGTGCCGGAGTTGGTGGAGAGTTACCGCGTCAGCCCGGATAACCTTACCTACACGTTCAACCTGCGCAAAGGCCTGGTTTTCCATAACGGCCAGTCCCTTACCGCCGATGATGTGGTGGCGTCGATGAATCGCTGGCTGGCAGTATCCACCCAAGGCAAGGCCAACTTACCGGGGGCGCGGTTCGATAAGCTTGATGCCTATACCGTTAGCCTGACCTTGAAAACGCCGTCGCTGATTACGCTGAATATCCTGGCGGACGTGAAAAATATAGCGGCCATCATGCCGAAAAGCATTATCGATCGGGCCCAGGGCGACAAACAGCCCGTCACGGAGCTTATCGGTACCGGCCCTTACCGCCTGGCGGAGTTTAAGCAGGGGGAATATCTCCATCTTACCCGGTTCGACGGCTATATCCCGCGGCAAGAGCCGGCCAGCGGATTGTCCGGTAAGAAAAACGCCTATGTAAAAGATATTTATTTCCGTTACATCACCGATGAATCCACCCGGCTGGCCGGCGCGCTGACCGGCGAATACGATCTGGTATTCAATCTGCCGAAAGACAATATCGATCAGTTGATACACGCGCCGGGTATTCATCTGTATGCCCCGGCGTCCGGCGGCTCGTTAATCACCTACCTGTTCAACAAGCAAACCGGTCCGTTCGCCGATATCAAATTGCGCCGGGCCTTTAATCTGGCATTGGATGTCAACAGCGTACTGGTGGCCGGCTACAGCGACCCGCAGTTCTTCAGCGCCGACTCCTCCTTGGGGTTCCCGCAGCAGGTGGATTGGTACAGCGAGGCGGGAAAACCCTTTTACAATCAGCATAAGCTGGATGAAGCCAGAGCACTGGTCAAGGAGTCCGGCTACCACGGCCAGGAGGTGGTCATTATCGCCACCAAGGAGTATGCGGAGCTTTATAATCTGGCGATAGTCGCCCAGCAGGTGCTCAAGCAGATCGGCATCAACTCCCGGCTGGACGTTTACGATTGGCCCACCGTGTTGCAGCGGCGCCAGGATCCGAAGAATTTCGATCTGTGCGCCCTGGAGTTCTCCATGCGCCAGGTATTGCATCAATACCCGTTTCTTGATTCCCGTGCGCATTTTCCGGGCTGGTCCAACAGTCCGGATATCGACGGGGTGTTGGATCAGATCAAACAGGCCCCGTCGCTGAAAGCCGCCAGGCCGCTGGTTGACAAGCTGCATGTGCTGACCTGGCAATATTTGCCGGTGATTGTGCTGGGACATACCCAGCCCGACATTATCGCCGTCAAAAACACCGTGCAGGGGTATGACGACCTGATTGGTCCTATCTTGTGGAACGTCAGGGTCAACAAGCAATAA
- a CDS encoding M20 family metallopeptidase: MSTDNNLQLIDDAIERHRQHYIAVSKDIHGHPETGNNEYYANKVLTELLEQADFEVTSNVAGHETAFYAVKDSGRPGPTIAYLAEYDALIDIGHACGHNIIGVSSVAAAIAVAQTLPHTGGKIVVLGTPAEEGGLKGPGGLNGNVKARFVEHGFLRNVDAALMIHPAGRTRLSGPSLANNHLYFHFYGKPSHAGSAPHLGINALDAVVLLYNGISALRQQLPDGVRVHGIITNGGQAPNVIPEYASAHYYIRANTRDEVIALEPRIRAIAEGAALATGARLEIEHQVGPRDFNINHALNGLLLDLLTAHGEQVDLSPKEGKGSTDAGDISHAVPTAHPYIKIGPDSLIGHTVEFREAADSEQGYRALVTGARVLAKAGYRLLTDAALLQQVRREFAGGRTDTDSVRSFTPQESFNE, encoded by the coding sequence ATGAGCACGGACAACAACCTTCAATTAATAGACGACGCCATTGAACGCCATCGGCAGCACTATATCGCCGTCAGCAAGGATATTCACGGACATCCGGAAACCGGCAATAATGAATATTATGCCAATAAAGTGCTGACCGAGCTGCTGGAACAGGCGGACTTTGAGGTGACATCCAATGTAGCCGGCCATGAAACCGCTTTTTACGCGGTAAAAGACAGCGGGCGACCCGGGCCCACCATCGCCTATCTGGCGGAATATGATGCCCTGATTGATATCGGCCATGCCTGCGGGCACAACATCATCGGCGTCAGCAGCGTGGCCGCCGCCATCGCCGTGGCACAAACCCTGCCACACACCGGCGGCAAAATCGTCGTTCTGGGCACGCCGGCGGAAGAAGGCGGTTTGAAAGGCCCGGGCGGGCTGAATGGCAACGTCAAGGCCCGCTTTGTGGAGCACGGTTTTTTACGCAATGTCGACGCGGCGCTGATGATCCATCCCGCCGGTCGCACCAGGCTGTCCGGCCCATCCCTTGCCAATAATCATCTGTATTTCCATTTCTACGGCAAACCGTCTCATGCCGGCAGCGCTCCCCATCTGGGCATCAATGCCCTGGATGCCGTGGTATTGCTGTATAACGGCATCAGCGCGCTGCGCCAACAGCTGCCCGACGGGGTCCGGGTCCACGGCATTATTACCAACGGCGGCCAGGCGCCGAATGTGATTCCGGAATACGCATCGGCACATTATTACATCCGCGCCAATACCCGCGACGAAGTCATCGCCCTGGAACCCCGGATCCGGGCTATCGCGGAAGGCGCCGCGCTGGCCACCGGCGCCCGGCTGGAAATCGAACACCAGGTGGGTCCGCGGGACTTCAATATCAACCACGCCCTGAACGGTCTGCTGCTGGATCTGTTGACCGCCCATGGGGAACAGGTGGATTTGTCCCCCAAAGAGGGCAAAGGATCCACCGATGCCGGCGATATCAGCCACGCGGTCCCCACCGCACATCCCTATATCAAAATCGGCCCGGACTCCCTCATAGGCCACACGGTTGAATTTCGCGAGGCCGCCGATTCCGAGCAGGGTTACCGGGCGCTGGTCACCGGCGCCCGGGTACTGGCGAAAGCCGGCTATAGATTATTAACCGACGCCGCGCTGCTGCAGCAGGTCCGGCGGGAATTCGCCGGAGGGCGGACGGACACGGATTCGGTCCGTTCCTTTACTCCCCAGGAGTCGTTTAATGAATAA